In one Janibacter cremeus genomic region, the following are encoded:
- a CDS encoding glycine betaine ABC transporter substrate-binding protein: protein MNKRLSRKALAATAASTLALTLAACGDSGGGDSGSGGEGESKGTIKLGFIPSWTDGLSTAYLLEDQLTKAGYEVEMQTLTEAGPLYTALAKGDVDMYPSAWPEVTHAAYMEEYGEDIEDVGAYYDNAKLTLAVPKYSKMQSIADLPKHAKELDGKIIGIEPGAGLTKATKESVIPEYGLGQDFELVTSSTTGMLAELKKATDAKEEIVVTLWRPFWANSAFPVRDLKDPKGALGESEALHFLGTKGFSDEYSEAADLIEGIKLDDEEYGSLEDMVVNEYGEGKEAEAIDAWIEENPEAFETELTEKQ from the coding sequence ATGAACAAGCGACTCAGCCGCAAGGCGCTCGCGGCGACAGCCGCCTCGACGCTGGCCCTCACGCTCGCCGCGTGCGGGGACAGTGGCGGTGGGGACTCCGGATCCGGGGGTGAAGGCGAGAGCAAGGGCACCATCAAGCTGGGCTTCATCCCGTCCTGGACCGACGGGTTGTCGACCGCGTACCTCCTCGAGGACCAGCTGACCAAGGCCGGTTACGAGGTGGAGATGCAGACCCTGACCGAGGCCGGGCCGCTGTACACCGCCCTGGCCAAGGGTGACGTCGACATGTACCCGTCAGCGTGGCCGGAGGTGACGCACGCGGCGTACATGGAGGAGTACGGCGAGGACATCGAGGACGTCGGCGCGTACTACGACAACGCGAAGCTGACCCTGGCGGTGCCGAAGTACAGCAAGATGCAGTCCATCGCCGACCTGCCGAAGCACGCCAAGGAGCTCGACGGCAAGATCATCGGCATCGAGCCGGGCGCGGGCCTGACGAAGGCGACCAAGGAGAGCGTCATCCCGGAGTACGGCCTCGGGCAGGACTTCGAGCTCGTCACCTCGTCGACGACCGGCATGCTCGCCGAGCTGAAGAAGGCGACGGACGCCAAGGAGGAGATCGTCGTCACCCTGTGGCGTCCCTTCTGGGCCAACAGCGCCTTCCCGGTGCGTGACCTGAAGGACCCCAAGGGTGCGCTCGGTGAGTCCGAGGCCCTGCACTTCCTGGGCACCAAGGGCTTCTCCGACGAGTACTCCGAGGCGGCCGACCTCATCGAGGGCATCAAGCTCGATGACGAGGAGTACGGCTCGCTCGAGGACATGGTCGTCAACGAGTACGGCGAGGGCAAGGAAGCCGAGGCCATCGACGCCTGGATCGAGGAGAACCCCGAGGCGTTCGAGACCGAGCTGACCGAGAAGCAGTAG
- the alr gene encoding alanine racemase — MDTTAPRPESPTTATSATLPPTASTDGLTAWADIDLGAISDNVAQLGRLAGDADVMAVIKGDAYGHGLVPVAHAALAGGATYLAIAQLSEAMAARAAGITAPVLTWLFPPGADLAAAIRADLTLSAGAPWALGEIAAAARGLGTTARIHIKADTGLGRGGAWADDLAGMLVEAARLEAEGVVDVEGIFSHFAYADAPRHPTVRAQQETFVAILADAERAGLRPRIRHLANSAATLTNPSAQFDMVRPGVSIYGLSPVPDLGGPTHFGLREAMRVTARLINVKTAGAGQGISYGHQYTTKGETRLGLVPLGYADGIPRHAGNVGPVQADGQRLTVAGRVCMDQFVLDLGPGSTAAAGDEVVVFGREADGEPTAQDWAAAIDTINYEIVTRLGARVPRRYLGAR; from the coding sequence ATGGACACCACAGCACCCCGCCCCGAGTCACCGACCACCGCCACCTCCGCGACGCTCCCGCCCACGGCGTCGACGGACGGCCTGACCGCTTGGGCCGACATCGACCTCGGCGCCATCAGCGACAACGTCGCCCAGCTGGGCCGCCTCGCCGGTGACGCGGACGTCATGGCCGTGATCAAGGGCGACGCCTACGGCCACGGCCTCGTGCCCGTGGCCCACGCGGCGCTCGCCGGTGGTGCCACGTACCTCGCGATCGCCCAGCTGTCCGAGGCGATGGCCGCCCGCGCGGCGGGGATCACCGCACCCGTGCTCACCTGGCTCTTCCCGCCGGGGGCCGACCTGGCCGCAGCGATCCGTGCCGACCTGACCCTCTCCGCGGGCGCCCCCTGGGCACTGGGCGAGATCGCCGCGGCCGCGCGCGGGCTCGGCACCACGGCCCGCATCCACATCAAGGCCGACACCGGCCTGGGCCGCGGGGGCGCCTGGGCCGACGACCTCGCCGGGATGCTCGTCGAGGCCGCGCGCCTCGAGGCCGAGGGCGTCGTCGACGTCGAGGGGATCTTCTCCCACTTCGCGTACGCGGACGCGCCGAGGCACCCCACCGTGAGGGCCCAGCAGGAGACCTTCGTCGCGATCCTCGCCGACGCGGAGCGAGCCGGGCTGCGTCCCCGTATCCGGCACCTGGCCAACTCCGCGGCGACACTGACCAACCCGTCCGCGCAGTTCGACATGGTGCGACCGGGGGTCTCGATCTACGGGCTCTCGCCGGTGCCCGACCTGGGCGGCCCGACCCACTTCGGGCTGCGCGAGGCGATGCGGGTGACCGCCCGCCTGATCAACGTCAAGACCGCGGGAGCCGGGCAGGGCATCTCCTACGGCCACCAGTACACGACGAAGGGGGAGACCCGGCTGGGTCTCGTCCCGCTCGGCTACGCGGACGGTATCCCGCGCCACGCGGGCAACGTGGGGCCGGTGCAGGCGGACGGGCAGCGGCTCACGGTGGCCGGCCGGGTCTGCATGGACCAGTTCGTCCTCGACCTCGGGCCGGGCAGCACCGCTGCCGCGGGCGACGAGGTGGTCGTCTTCGGCCGGGAGGCCGACGGGGAGCCGACGGCCCAGGACTGGGCAGCGGCCATCGACACGATCAACTACGAGATCGTCACCCGCCTCGGGGCCCGCGTCCCGCGGCGGTACCTGGGAGCACGCTGA
- the tsaB gene encoding tRNA (adenosine(37)-N6)-threonylcarbamoyltransferase complex dimerization subunit type 1 TsaB, whose amino-acid sequence MRILGMDTATSAITVAVHDGEQVLAARSTVDARRHTELLAPLLIEVMAAAGTAPEEVTHVAVGTGPGPFTGLRVGLVTAQTFAHARGITVHGVCSLDALAGAAAAGGHEGELLVATDARRKELYWARYRCTDGAIQRLDDPAVDKPAELPDAVRALPTAGRGPLLYPELLPHGTDLLDVDAGALATLAAQRITAGEAMPVEPLYLRRPDAVVPSAPKPATAPRQQQQRRRPDRRAEQAQQ is encoded by the coding sequence ATGAGGATCCTCGGGATGGACACGGCCACCTCGGCCATCACCGTGGCGGTGCACGACGGCGAGCAGGTCCTCGCCGCCCGCAGCACGGTCGACGCGCGCCGGCACACCGAGCTCCTCGCGCCGCTGCTCATCGAGGTCATGGCGGCCGCCGGCACCGCCCCCGAGGAGGTCACCCACGTGGCCGTCGGCACCGGTCCGGGCCCCTTCACCGGCCTGCGCGTCGGGCTCGTCACCGCGCAGACCTTCGCCCACGCCCGGGGGATCACCGTGCACGGCGTGTGCTCGCTCGACGCCCTGGCGGGTGCGGCGGCGGCCGGGGGCCACGAGGGCGAGCTGCTCGTCGCCACGGACGCCCGGCGCAAGGAGCTCTACTGGGCCCGCTACCGCTGCACCGACGGCGCCATCCAGCGACTGGACGACCCGGCCGTGGACAAGCCCGCCGAGCTGCCCGACGCCGTCCGCGCCCTGCCCACCGCCGGCCGCGGCCCCCTTCTCTACCCGGAGCTGCTGCCGCACGGCACCGACCTCCTCGACGTCGACGCCGGTGCCCTGGCCACGCTCGCGGCCCAGCGCATCACGGCGGGCGAGGCGATGCCGGTCGAGCCGCTCTACCTGCGCCGTCCCGACGCGGTGGTCCCGTCCGCGCCGAAGCCGGCCACCGCCCCGCGCCAGCAGCAGCAGCGACGCCGTCCCGACCGGCGGGCAGAGCAGGCCCAGCAGTGA
- a CDS encoding quaternary amine ABC transporter ATP-binding protein, with protein MTAITASHLYKVFGRRPERGVEALKQGADRDELRPMGLTPAVIDASFSVEPGEIFVVMGLSGSGKSTLIRMVNGLLQPTSGDVHIGDTNVTRAKGESLRRVRREHVSMVFQHFALLPHRTVGENAAYALEVQGVNRADRERRAEEALKMVDLGGWGGYRPDEMSGGMRQRVGLARALAAETDIMLMDEAFSALDPLIRREMQDKLVELQNQLDKTVLFITHDLNEAMRLGDRIAMMRAGRIEQIGTAEQILNDPANNYVAQFVQDVDRSRVITADGIMETPPVVVGPEQGPLAAQKLMRETQTSWLVVVGRDRTLVGLVQEGDVARAVRERSDLLPVIPRDRVPTATTDTLLADMFRDASDANSPVVVVDEEDRVLGTVPHVTLLAAASSGQDVPPPPDHVVPPPGDHDGEPAMTGEVQ; from the coding sequence GTGACTGCGATCACCGCGAGCCATCTGTACAAGGTATTCGGCCGACGACCAGAGAGAGGGGTCGAAGCCCTCAAGCAGGGCGCCGACCGCGACGAGCTGCGCCCGATGGGCCTGACTCCCGCGGTCATCGATGCCTCCTTCTCGGTCGAGCCGGGAGAGATCTTCGTCGTCATGGGCCTGTCCGGCTCGGGCAAGTCGACGCTCATCCGGATGGTCAACGGACTGCTGCAGCCGACCTCGGGCGATGTCCACATCGGTGACACCAACGTCACCCGGGCGAAGGGGGAGAGCCTGCGCCGGGTGCGACGGGAGCACGTGAGCATGGTCTTCCAGCACTTCGCGCTGCTGCCGCACCGCACCGTCGGGGAGAACGCCGCGTACGCGCTGGAGGTCCAGGGCGTCAACCGCGCCGACCGCGAGCGCCGGGCTGAGGAGGCCCTGAAGATGGTCGACCTCGGCGGCTGGGGCGGCTACCGGCCGGACGAGATGTCCGGCGGCATGCGCCAGCGCGTCGGCCTCGCCCGCGCCCTGGCCGCGGAGACCGACATCATGCTCATGGACGAGGCCTTCAGCGCCCTCGACCCGCTGATCCGCCGGGAGATGCAGGACAAGCTCGTCGAGCTGCAGAACCAGCTCGACAAGACGGTCCTCTTCATCACCCACGACCTCAACGAGGCGATGCGCCTGGGCGACCGGATCGCGATGATGCGCGCCGGGCGGATCGAGCAGATCGGCACGGCCGAGCAGATCCTCAACGACCCGGCCAACAACTACGTCGCGCAGTTCGTCCAGGACGTCGACCGCAGCCGGGTCATCACGGCCGACGGGATCATGGAGACCCCGCCGGTGGTCGTCGGGCCGGAGCAGGGCCCCCTCGCCGCACAGAAGCTCATGCGCGAGACCCAGACCTCCTGGCTCGTCGTGGTCGGCCGCGACCGCACCCTCGTCGGTCTGGTCCAAGAGGGCGACGTGGCCAGGGCGGTGCGCGAGCGCAGCGACCTGCTGCCGGTCATCCCGCGCGATCGGGTGCCCACGGCCACCACCGACACCCTGCTCGCGGACATGTTCCGCGACGCCTCCGACGCCAACAGCCCCGTCGTCGTCGTCGACGAGGAGGACCGGGTCCTCGGCACCGTCCCGCACGTGACCCTGCTGGCGGCGGCGTCGAGCGGGCAGGACGTGCCCCCGCCACCCGACCACGTCGTCCCACCACCCGGTGACCACGACGGTGAGCCGGCGATGACGGGGGAGGTGCAGTGA
- a CDS encoding alpha/beta fold hydrolase, which translates to MAGRVKDPNGTEPTSRHAGHAAATGVGLAAALVGGAAIAGAGLAGRTAARRSRAHAVTAPDKVHVFPFEADKILAVPASDGVVLHVEVDEPKGWADSGRPTVVLVHGFVLNLSSWIHQRRELVDAGYRVVSYDQRNHGRSEYGDLASCVIDQLGQDLRAVIDATTPEGDLVLVGHSMGGMTIMSFAGRYPQLTRDRVVGAALIATSAGGDSLVQLGLGQRFDRIIAAIGPGVLANLSNRDGLWGGARAAGRGIESWAVQKYAFGTEMPKDLLRQVATMVFGTRLDAIGAFLPELDTLDIRDALPALVETPVLIVAGSRDVLTPPAHSDRLAEALPAAELVVVPGVGHVLQLERPGAVTDAIFGLLERPHGEDAARDAKRAKGAVREDTA; encoded by the coding sequence ATGGCCGGCCGCGTGAAGGACCCGAACGGCACGGAGCCGACGAGCAGGCACGCCGGCCACGCCGCCGCCACCGGTGTCGGGCTCGCCGCCGCGCTCGTGGGTGGGGCCGCGATCGCCGGCGCGGGGCTCGCGGGGCGCACGGCGGCGCGCCGCTCTCGAGCGCACGCGGTCACCGCCCCCGACAAGGTGCACGTCTTCCCCTTCGAGGCCGACAAGATCCTCGCGGTGCCCGCCAGCGACGGGGTCGTGCTGCACGTCGAGGTCGACGAGCCGAAGGGGTGGGCCGACAGCGGCCGTCCGACCGTCGTCCTCGTCCACGGCTTCGTGCTCAACCTCAGCTCCTGGATCCACCAGCGCCGCGAGCTCGTCGACGCCGGGTACCGCGTGGTCAGCTACGACCAGCGCAACCACGGCCGCTCCGAGTACGGCGACCTCGCCTCCTGCGTCATCGACCAGCTCGGCCAGGACCTGCGGGCCGTCATCGACGCGACGACCCCGGAGGGGGACCTCGTCCTCGTGGGCCACTCCATGGGTGGCATGACGATCATGAGCTTCGCCGGGCGGTACCCGCAGCTCACCCGCGACCGGGTCGTCGGCGCGGCGCTCATCGCGACGAGTGCCGGTGGGGACAGCCTCGTCCAGCTCGGCCTCGGGCAGCGCTTCGACCGCATCATCGCTGCGATCGGTCCCGGCGTCCTGGCCAACCTCTCCAACCGCGACGGCCTGTGGGGCGGCGCCCGGGCAGCCGGTCGGGGCATCGAGTCCTGGGCGGTGCAGAAGTACGCCTTCGGCACCGAGATGCCCAAGGACCTGCTGCGGCAGGTCGCGACGATGGTCTTCGGCACCCGGCTGGACGCCATCGGCGCCTTCCTGCCCGAGCTGGACACCCTCGACATCCGCGACGCGCTGCCGGCGCTGGTGGAGACACCCGTGCTCATCGTCGCCGGGTCCCGCGACGTCCTGACCCCGCCGGCGCACAGTGACCGGCTCGCGGAGGCGCTGCCGGCCGCTGAGCTCGTCGTCGTCCCCGGGGTCGGCCACGTCCTCCAGCTGGAGCGCCCCGGGGCCGTCACCGACGCGATCTTCGGCCTGCTCGAGCGGCCCCACGGCGAGGACGCCGCGCGGGACGCGAAGCGGGCGAAGGGAGCCGTCCGGGAGGATACGGCATGA
- the tsaE gene encoding tRNA (adenosine(37)-N6)-threonylcarbamoyltransferase complex ATPase subunit type 1 TsaE produces the protein MTLVLPDADATLDLGRRLAGLLRAGDLVVLTGGLGAGKTTLTRGLGEGLGVRGPVTSPTFVIARIHPSLVGGPELVHADAYRLGGIAELDDLDLDADLDDAVTVVEWGAGLAEGLAEDRLEITLVADPATEERTMDVQAAGPRWDGIAIEALLARGEGSER, from the coding sequence ATGACGCTGGTGCTGCCCGACGCCGATGCGACCCTCGACCTCGGTCGCCGACTCGCCGGTCTGCTGCGCGCGGGTGACCTCGTCGTGCTCACCGGGGGTCTCGGCGCCGGCAAGACCACCCTCACCCGCGGCCTGGGGGAGGGCCTGGGCGTGCGTGGGCCGGTGACCTCGCCGACCTTCGTCATCGCCCGGATCCATCCCTCGCTCGTCGGTGGGCCCGAGCTGGTCCACGCGGACGCCTACCGGCTCGGCGGTATCGCGGAGCTGGACGACCTCGACCTCGACGCGGACCTCGACGACGCCGTGACGGTCGTCGAGTGGGGTGCCGGCCTGGCGGAGGGACTGGCCGAGGACCGCCTCGAGATCACCCTCGTCGCCGACCCCGCGACCGAGGAGCGCACCATGGACGTGCAGGCCGCCGGCCCCCGGTGGGACGGCATCGCGATCGAGGCGCTGCTGGCGCGCGGCGAAGGGAGCGAGCGATGA
- the tsaD gene encoding tRNA (adenosine(37)-N6)-threonylcarbamoyltransferase complex transferase subunit TsaD: MSDAVTEQPLVLGIETSCDETGVGIVRGTELLVDAIASSVDEHARFGGVVPEVASRAHLEAMVPMIEKACRESGVALTDLDGIAVTAGPGLAGALMVGVASAKALSVALGVPLYGVNHLASHVAVDIVEHGPLPEPTMAMLVSGGHSSLLLVPDVTHDIRSLGATIDDAAGEAFDKVARVLGLPFPGGPHIDRAASDGQITIDFPRGLSSRRDMERHRFDFSFSGLKTAVTRWVEAERAAGRDVPVGDVAASFQEAVTDVLTRKAVLACREHDVAALQIGGGVAANSRLREMARQRCEEAGVALRVPRRSLCTDNGAMVASLGAQLMLKGRPASDPSLPADSSLPVTDVRTGLPVEVDHDH, translated from the coding sequence ATGAGCGACGCCGTGACCGAGCAGCCCCTCGTGCTGGGCATCGAGACCTCGTGCGACGAGACCGGTGTCGGCATCGTCCGCGGTACCGAGCTGCTCGTGGACGCCATCGCCTCGAGCGTCGACGAGCACGCGCGCTTCGGCGGGGTCGTGCCGGAGGTGGCCTCCCGCGCCCACCTCGAGGCCATGGTCCCGATGATCGAGAAGGCCTGCCGCGAGTCGGGCGTCGCGCTGACGGACCTCGACGGCATCGCCGTGACCGCCGGTCCCGGTCTGGCGGGTGCGCTCATGGTCGGGGTCGCCTCCGCCAAGGCGCTGTCGGTCGCCCTGGGCGTCCCGCTCTACGGGGTCAACCACCTCGCCAGCCACGTGGCCGTGGACATCGTCGAGCACGGGCCGCTGCCGGAGCCGACGATGGCCATGCTCGTCAGCGGCGGGCACTCCTCCCTCCTGCTCGTCCCGGACGTCACCCACGACATCCGCAGCCTCGGCGCGACGATCGACGACGCGGCGGGGGAGGCCTTCGACAAGGTCGCCAGGGTGCTCGGCCTGCCCTTCCCCGGTGGGCCGCACATCGACCGCGCCGCGAGCGACGGCCAGATCACCATCGACTTCCCCCGGGGTCTCTCCAGCCGCAGGGACATGGAGCGTCACCGCTTCGACTTCTCCTTCTCCGGGCTGAAGACGGCCGTGACCCGCTGGGTGGAGGCCGAGCGGGCAGCCGGGCGTGACGTGCCCGTCGGCGACGTCGCGGCGTCCTTCCAGGAGGCGGTCACCGACGTGTTGACCCGCAAGGCCGTGCTCGCCTGCCGCGAGCACGACGTCGCCGCCCTGCAGATCGGCGGCGGCGTCGCCGCCAACAGCCGGTTGCGCGAGATGGCCCGGCAACGGTGCGAGGAGGCGGGGGTCGCCCTGCGCGTCCCACGCCGTAGCCTGTGCACCGACAACGGCGCCATGGTCGCCAGTCTCGGGGCCCAGCTGATGCTCAAGGGCCGCCCGGCGAGCGACCCGTCGTTGCCCGCGGACAGCTCGCTACCCGTCACCGACGTGCGCACCGGGCTGCCCGTGGAGGTCGACCACGACCACTGA
- a CDS encoding OmpA family protein has product MSRRSRATTGALAAVLVLPLAAVPAHGDGVDDLPEITPAQLAASVHDLQPNTSDIRPQVTPLERKVSSEAIALNSDVLFAFDEARISSRAQRAIGDVVEEIPQGASVTITGYTDDVGEEDYNQRLSTERARAVEEAVTTARPDLDTTARGRGSADPVEPNNTGGEDNPRGRAKNRRVEIRYG; this is encoded by the coding sequence GTGAGCCGGCGGTCGCGGGCGACCACCGGGGCCCTCGCGGCCGTGCTCGTCCTGCCCCTGGCCGCCGTCCCGGCGCACGGCGACGGGGTCGACGACCTGCCGGAGATCACGCCCGCCCAGCTGGCGGCCTCGGTGCACGACCTCCAGCCCAACACCAGCGACATCCGGCCGCAGGTCACCCCGCTCGAGCGGAAGGTCTCCTCGGAGGCGATCGCCCTCAACAGCGACGTCCTCTTCGCCTTCGACGAGGCGAGGATCAGCTCCCGTGCGCAGCGGGCCATCGGTGACGTGGTCGAGGAGATCCCGCAGGGCGCGTCGGTGACGATCACCGGCTACACCGATGACGTCGGCGAGGAGGACTACAACCAACGGCTGTCGACCGAGCGGGCCCGGGCCGTGGAGGAGGCCGTGACCACGGCCCGCCCCGACCTGGACACCACCGCACGAGGACGAGGCAGCGCCGATCCCGTCGAGCCCAACAACACGGGCGGGGAGGACAACCCCCGCGGCCGCGCCAAGAACAGACGCGTCGAGATCAGGTACGGGTGA
- a CDS encoding ABC transporter permease encodes MEEDPIFPRVPVGDWAESIIDWLTTNVSALFDFIDLTVGWLVETLNTALLSPPSIVIILVLTLIAWLVRSWEFAVATPIGFALVAGMGQWENAMLTLSLVIIATIVAVIIAVPIGIAAARNAWVSGAVRPLLDFMQTMPAFVYLIPAIIFFSVGAVPGVVATVIFSLPPGVRLTELGIRQVDSETVEAGAAFGATPRQILRGIQLPLATPTIMAGINQVIMLALSMVVIAGMVGADGLGKEVVSAISTLNIPLGVEAGLGVVILAIFLDRTTAALGSPGEYPGSLRRVLRRATNRS; translated from the coding sequence ATGGAGGAGGACCCGATCTTCCCCAGGGTTCCCGTCGGTGACTGGGCCGAGTCGATCATCGACTGGCTGACCACCAACGTCTCCGCGCTCTTCGACTTCATCGACCTCACGGTCGGATGGCTCGTGGAGACGCTGAACACGGCCCTGCTGTCACCGCCGTCCATCGTGATCATCTTGGTGCTGACCCTCATCGCGTGGCTGGTGCGCTCGTGGGAGTTCGCCGTCGCCACGCCGATCGGCTTCGCTCTGGTGGCCGGGATGGGGCAGTGGGAGAACGCGATGCTCACCCTGTCGTTGGTCATCATCGCCACCATCGTCGCCGTCATCATCGCGGTCCCCATCGGCATCGCCGCCGCACGCAACGCGTGGGTGAGCGGTGCGGTCCGGCCGTTGCTGGACTTCATGCAGACGATGCCCGCCTTCGTCTACCTCATCCCCGCGATCATCTTCTTCAGCGTCGGCGCCGTCCCGGGTGTCGTGGCCACGGTGATCTTCTCGCTCCCGCCGGGAGTGCGCCTGACCGAGCTGGGGATCCGCCAGGTCGACTCCGAGACGGTCGAGGCTGGAGCAGCCTTCGGTGCCACACCACGCCAGATCCTGCGAGGGATCCAGCTGCCCCTGGCCACGCCGACGATCATGGCCGGCATCAACCAGGTGATCATGCTCGCGCTGTCGATGGTCGTCATCGCCGGCATGGTCGGCGCCGACGGGCTCGGCAAGGAGGTCGTCTCGGCGATCTCCACCCTGAACATCCCGCTGGGCGTCGAGGCCGGCCTCGGCGTGGTCATCCTCGCCATCTTCCTCGACCGCACGACCGCCGCCCTGGGCAGCCCCGGTGAGTACCCCGGTTCCCTCCGGCGCGTCCTGCGGCGGGCCACCAACCGTTCGTGA
- a CDS encoding glycine cleavage system protein R — protein sequence MRTVVVSLIAEDRPGLVTELAAVVAEHGGNWLESQMGRLGGTFAGAVLVQLEDERVEDLSAAVRDLRDVDVVEVTAATTAATADPGDAPVRVVAIGQDQPGIVREVTRALADRGLGIREFHSATSDAPMSGERLFEATAVVGAAEDVDLTDLRTALDEVSEQLRLDIRIDDGEDDNPAWGEVPELG from the coding sequence ATGCGCACCGTCGTCGTCAGCCTCATCGCCGAGGATCGCCCCGGACTGGTCACCGAGCTCGCGGCGGTCGTCGCCGAGCACGGCGGCAACTGGCTGGAGAGCCAGATGGGCCGGTTGGGCGGCACCTTCGCCGGGGCGGTCCTGGTCCAGCTCGAGGACGAGCGGGTCGAGGACCTGTCGGCCGCCGTGCGCGACCTGCGCGACGTCGACGTCGTCGAGGTGACGGCAGCGACCACCGCCGCGACCGCGGACCCGGGTGACGCACCGGTCCGAGTGGTCGCCATCGGCCAGGACCAGCCCGGCATCGTGCGCGAAGTGACCCGGGCGCTGGCCGACCGGGGGCTGGGCATCCGGGAGTTCCACTCCGCCACGAGCGATGCCCCGATGAGCGGTGAGCGGCTCTTCGAGGCGACGGCGGTCGTCGGTGCGGCCGAGGACGTCGACCTCACCGACCTGCGCACCGCGCTGGACGAGGTCTCGGAGCAGCTCAGGCTGGACATCCGGATCGACGACGGCGAGGACGACAACCCGGCCTGGGGCGAGGTCCCCGAGCTGGGTTAG
- the rimI gene encoding ribosomal protein S18-alanine N-acetyltransferase codes for MTPGTATVREVRWQDLEQLAGLETELFGVEAWSLASWWGELAGRPRREYLLAEDEGGVAGYAGLDHGGEVSDIMTIAVLPRARRTGLGRRLLEELVDRSVRAGAQRLLLEVREDNTAARALYAARGFELLQTRARYYPGGVDALVLALDLT; via the coding sequence GTGACCCCAGGGACGGCCACCGTGCGCGAGGTCCGCTGGCAGGACCTCGAGCAGCTCGCGGGCCTGGAGACCGAGCTCTTCGGCGTCGAGGCCTGGAGCCTTGCCTCGTGGTGGGGTGAGCTGGCCGGCCGTCCCCGTCGCGAGTATCTCCTCGCGGAGGACGAAGGGGGCGTGGCCGGCTACGCCGGACTCGACCACGGCGGCGAGGTCAGCGACATCATGACCATCGCCGTCCTGCCCAGGGCCCGCCGCACGGGCCTCGGTCGCCGCCTCCTGGAGGAGCTCGTCGACCGCTCCGTCCGCGCCGGCGCCCAGCGGCTCCTGCTCGAGGTCCGCGAGGACAACACGGCCGCCCGGGCGCTGTACGCGGCCCGCGGCTTCGAGCTGCTGCAGACCAGAGCCCGGTACTACCCGGGTGGGGTGGACGCCCTCGTCCTCGCCCTCGACCTGACCTGA
- the mgrA gene encoding L-glyceraldehyde 3-phosphate reductase, which translates to MTYHVDDYQADPTRYDGVDYRRCGRSGLQLPPISLGLWHNFGDHEPLATQRAVLRRAFDLGVTHFDLANNYGPPYGSAERNFGTVLAEDLRRYRDELVISTKAGWDMWPGPYGQIGGSRKYLLASLDQSLQRMGLDYVDIFYSHRFDPDTPLEETMGALDSAVRQGKALYVGISSYGPERTREAYAILREMGTPLLIHQPSYSMLNRWVEAELLDTIEDLGVGAIAFSPLAQGLLTDKYLGGIPEDSRAGREGTGVAGQLTEDNLARIRALNDIAGERGQTLAQMALAWALRDRRITSVLVGARTVSQLENSLGALDSPGFTDEELARIDEHAVEGGINWWAESAQG; encoded by the coding sequence ATGACCTACCACGTGGACGACTACCAGGCCGATCCGACCCGCTACGACGGCGTCGACTACCGCCGCTGCGGCCGCTCCGGGCTGCAGCTGCCGCCGATCTCGCTGGGCCTGTGGCACAACTTCGGCGACCACGAGCCCCTCGCGACCCAGCGGGCGGTGCTGCGCCGGGCCTTCGACCTGGGCGTGACCCACTTCGACCTGGCGAACAACTACGGACCCCCTTACGGCAGCGCCGAGCGCAACTTCGGCACCGTGCTTGCCGAGGACCTGCGCCGGTACCGGGACGAGCTGGTCATCTCCACCAAGGCCGGCTGGGACATGTGGCCGGGGCCGTACGGGCAGATCGGCGGTTCACGCAAGTACCTGCTCGCCTCGCTCGACCAGTCCCTGCAGCGGATGGGTCTGGACTACGTGGACATCTTCTACAGCCACCGTTTCGACCCGGACACACCGCTCGAGGAGACGATGGGGGCGCTGGACTCCGCGGTCCGTCAGGGCAAGGCGCTCTACGTGGGCATCTCCTCCTACGGGCCGGAGCGCACGCGGGAGGCCTACGCGATCCTGCGCGAGATGGGCACCCCGCTGCTGATCCACCAGCCCTCCTACTCGATGCTCAACCGCTGGGTCGAGGCCGAGCTGCTCGACACGATCGAGGACCTGGGCGTGGGGGCGATCGCCTTCTCCCCCCTTGCCCAGGGGCTGCTGACCGACAAGTACCTCGGCGGGATCCCCGAGGACTCCCGCGCCGGCCGCGAGGGCACCGGTGTCGCGGGACAGCTGACCGAGGACAACCTCGCGCGCATCCGCGCCCTCAACGACATCGCCGGCGAGCGCGGACAGACCCTCGCCCAGATGGCGCTGGCGTGGGCGCTGCGCGACCGGCGCATCACCTCGGTGCTGGTCGGGGCCCGCACCGTCTCCCAGCTGGAGAACAGCCTCGGCGCGCTGGACTCGCCCGGCTTCACCGACGAGGAGCTGGCCCGGATCGACGAGCACGCCGTCGAGGGCGGTATCAACTGGTGGGCGGAGTCGGCGCAGGGCTGA